The following proteins come from a genomic window of Microtus ochrogaster isolate Prairie Vole_2 chromosome 7, MicOch1.0, whole genome shotgun sequence:
- the LOC101979274 gene encoding tubulin alpha chain-like produces MRECISIHVGQAGVQIGNACWELYCLEHGIQPDGQMPSDKTIGGGDDSFNTFFSETGAGKHVPRAVFVDLELTVIDEVRTGTHCQVFHPEQLITGKEDAANNYARGPYTIGKEIIDLVLDRIRKLANQCTGLQGFLVFHKLQLQCQLSH; encoded by the exons ATGCGTGAGTGCATCTCCATCCACGTCGGCCAGGCTGGTGTCCAGATCGGCAATGCCTGCTGGGAACTCTACTGCCTGGAACATGGCATCCAGCCTGACGGCCAGATGCCAAGTGACAAGACCATTGGGGGAGGAGACGACTCCTTCAACACCTTCTTCAGTGAGACAGGCGCTGGCAAGCACGTGCCCCGGGCAGTGTTCGTAGACCTGGAGCTCACGGTTATTGATGAAGTTCGCACTGGTACCCACTGCCAGGTCTTCCACCCTGAGCAGCTCATCACAGGCAAGGAAGATGCTGCCAATAACTATGCCCGTGGCCCCTACACCATTGGCAAGGAGATCATCGACCTCGTCTTGGACAGAATTCGCAAGCTGGCCAACCAGTGCACAGGTCTTCAGGGCTTCTTGGTCTTCCACA AACTTCAGCTTCAATGCCAGCTGAGTCATTGA